In Acidobacteriota bacterium, the following proteins share a genomic window:
- a CDS encoding VOC family protein, producing the protein MKLFIAFIGTITAILLAATAVLMNGTPKRDKDERRPQILGIAHVALRVKNAAAARNFFGNVLGLDALPRQETTRSKMACIYFKVNDDQYIVASPTLSSPGEDRLIHIAFRTTDAKSLRRYLTSHGLDVPGDLRKDSEGDLSFTLKDPAGHTVEYIQYLPGSVESRNFGRFLSRKRTSRQIIHAGETVGDRTAADGFYSGVLGYRVMWTGGMTDTSTDWVDMVVPDGSNWLEFMLNVHNPSPRLLGVMNHLSLGVKNIQQVFETVKARGYKAQKPEIGRDGKWQLNLYDPDMTRVEFMEFKPVKKPCCSPMQTFN; encoded by the coding sequence ATGAAGCTTTTCATTGCTTTCATTGGAACCATTACTGCGATCCTTCTCGCAGCGACGGCAGTCCTTATGAATGGAACACCAAAGAGAGATAAAGACGAGAGACGGCCTCAAATCCTTGGTATCGCCCATGTCGCGCTCAGGGTGAAGAATGCCGCCGCGGCCCGCAATTTCTTTGGAAATGTTTTGGGTTTGGACGCATTGCCCCGCCAGGAAACGACCAGGAGCAAGATGGCCTGCATCTATTTTAAAGTGAACGACGACCAGTACATTGTGGCTTCTCCCACCCTTTCATCTCCCGGGGAGGATCGCTTGATTCACATTGCCTTCCGCACAACGGACGCGAAAAGCCTGCGCCGATATCTGACCAGCCATGGCTTGGATGTTCCAGGAGACCTCCGAAAGGACTCCGAGGGCGACCTGAGTTTCACCCTGAAAGATCCTGCCGGCCACACCGTGGAATACATTCAGTATCTTCCGGGGTCGGTTGAAAGCCGAAATTTCGGAAGGTTTCTTTCCCGCAAACGCACCTCACGGCAGATTATTCATGCAGGCGAAACGGTGGGCGACCGGACTGCCGCCGATGGGTTTTACAGTGGCGTCCTGGGTTATCGCGTAATGTGGACTGGCGGCATGACGGACACCAGCACGGACTGGGTGGATATGGTTGTGCCCGACGGCAGCAATTGGCTGGAGTTCATGCTGAACGTCCACAACCCTTCACCTCGCCTGCTGGGCGTGATGAACCATCTCTCATTGGGTGTTAAGAACATCCAGCAGGTTTTTGAAACCGTAAAAGCTCGCGGCTATAAGGCACAGAAACCAGAAATCGGACGCGATGGAAAGTGGCAACTGAACCTTTACGACCCAGACATGACGCGTGTGGAGTTCATGGAATTCAAACCTGTAAAGAAACCATGTTGCTCGCCGATGCAGACTTTCAACTGA
- a CDS encoding lipase maturation factor family protein, with the protein MKSHLPSREIVGNGSLPAFSGTEPAANVVQIKTSRNSTAKFFTRTKFSLPSRHHAWPGRPRAKALGPSRFVLPREFMRSHRNNATRRSQMANFPQPISSAPRRKAALRSPVTCRISGQMALDIKATLRRIFSPGQPGGPGHLWPRWLFLRALGLIFFSAFYSLAFQIEGLVGPNGILPAHEYLTILKDHVGLLRYWFAPTLLWLGNGSLALHVLVWAGLLASVGLVFNVWPRGTIAVALVAYLSFVAAARNFADYQSDGMLLAAGFVSLFFAPAGFRPGLGESRPPSPASLFLLQWEWFRIYFESGVAKLASGDPHWQHLTAMDRYYQNGPLPTWIGWYAQQIPHPFQAALTLLTLVAELSICWMFIFSRRSRLICFLVLTPFQIGILLTANYAFLNYFVLSLGFLLLDDQYFTEWLSRLKSSRMGRICRPSFLEWKTLPAAGQPTVSAVGLVVSGVFLTWIFYATAVLLLMMFIPALPLPLEPAEVLQPFRIANQYGLFAVMTRARYEIEFQGSPDGKNWIAYPFRYKPQDPKQPPGIYAPYQPRFDWNLWFASLGDFEHNPWVMQTENLLLKNDPSVLSLFRSNPFPGHPPFEVRAVAWQYWFTDLRTKHETGSWWHRTFLGLYAPVVERLPEGDVIVVEWPGALTPQR; encoded by the coding sequence ATGAAGTCCCATTTGCCGTCAAGAGAGATTGTGGGCAATGGCTCGCTTCCAGCCTTTTCAGGAACGGAACCGGCAGCTAACGTGGTCCAAATCAAAACCAGCAGGAACAGCACGGCGAAGTTTTTTACTCGAACCAAGTTCTCCCTCCCCTCCAGGCATCATGCCTGGCCAGGCCGACCACGCGCAAAAGCGCTGGGTCCCTCTCGCTTCGTTCTACCCAGAGAGTTTATGCGTTCCCATAGGAATAACGCAACGCGCAGATCGCAAATGGCAAACTTCCCACAGCCCATCTCGTCCGCCCCCCGGAGAAAGGCGGCTCTGCGTTCCCCCGTTACCTGTAGAATAAGCGGTCAAATGGCTCTGGATATCAAGGCCACTCTTCGCAGGATATTCAGTCCCGGGCAACCCGGCGGACCAGGCCACCTCTGGCCGCGCTGGCTGTTTCTTCGCGCGCTCGGCCTGATCTTCTTTTCAGCGTTTTACTCACTGGCTTTCCAGATTGAGGGCCTGGTGGGCCCGAACGGCATACTGCCTGCTCATGAATATCTCACAATTCTCAAGGATCACGTGGGACTCCTGCGATACTGGTTCGCGCCCACGCTCCTCTGGCTGGGGAATGGCTCTTTGGCCCTGCACGTCCTGGTGTGGGCTGGGCTTTTAGCTTCCGTCGGCCTCGTCTTTAACGTCTGGCCGCGTGGAACAATCGCTGTTGCTCTGGTGGCTTATCTTTCCTTCGTTGCCGCTGCGCGCAACTTCGCGGATTATCAGTCAGACGGCATGCTGCTGGCCGCTGGTTTTGTGTCGCTATTCTTTGCCCCGGCGGGATTTCGACCCGGGTTGGGGGAATCCCGACCACCCTCGCCCGCTAGCCTGTTTCTGCTGCAGTGGGAATGGTTTCGAATTTATTTTGAGTCAGGGGTGGCCAAGCTGGCCAGCGGCGATCCTCATTGGCAGCACCTTACGGCCATGGATCGGTATTATCAGAATGGGCCGCTGCCAACTTGGATCGGCTGGTACGCGCAGCAAATCCCTCATCCCTTTCAGGCGGCCTTGACACTTCTCACGCTCGTCGCTGAACTCAGCATTTGCTGGATGTTCATCTTTTCTCGCCGAAGCCGGCTGATCTGCTTTCTGGTCCTGACGCCGTTCCAGATAGGGATCCTCCTGACGGCAAACTACGCGTTCCTGAATTACTTTGTTCTCTCGCTCGGATTTCTGCTGCTTGATGACCAGTATTTCACAGAATGGCTCAGCCGGTTGAAATCCTCCCGGATGGGCAGGATATGCAGGCCCAGTTTTCTTGAATGGAAAACTCTCCCGGCAGCCGGTCAGCCGACGGTATCCGCAGTTGGATTGGTGGTCTCAGGAGTTTTTCTCACCTGGATTTTTTATGCCACGGCGGTGCTGCTGCTCATGATGTTTATTCCGGCGCTCCCGCTGCCGCTAGAACCCGCCGAAGTTCTTCAACCTTTCCGCATCGCCAATCAGTACGGACTTTTTGCCGTCATGACCAGAGCGCGGTATGAAATTGAATTCCAGGGGTCACCGGACGGCAAGAATTGGATTGCATATCCTTTTCGCTACAAGCCCCAGGACCCCAAGCAGCCGCCAGGAATTTACGCTCCCTATCAGCCACGCTTCGATTGGAATCTGTGGTTCGCGTCCCTCGGTGACTTTGAGCACAATCCATGGGTGATGCAAACGGAGAATTTACTGCTCAAGAACGATCCAAGCGTACTTTCCCTCTTCCGCTCCAACCCCTTTCCCGGCCACCCGCCGTTTGAGGTTCGGGCCGTAGCCTGGCAGTATTGGTTTACCGACCTCCGCACGAAACACGAAACGGGATCCTGGTGGCACCGCACTTTCCTGGGCCTTTACGCACCTGTTGTGGAGCGTTTACCAGAAGGAGATGTCATTGTGGTTGAGTGGCCCGGAGCTTTGACACCACAAAGATGA
- a CDS encoding aminotransferase class I/II-fold pyridoxal phosphate-dependent enzyme produces MSKHSLVSHKAQRFTESVIREMTRLAIHHGAVNLAQGFPDFPAPTEVKEAAMRAVQADINQYAITWGASEFRRAIAERFEKDTSLAIDPEREITVCCGSTEAMIASLLALVNPGEEVVVFEPFYENYGPDAIISGAVPRFVPLRPPDWTFDPDDLAAVFNVRTRALILNTPNNPTGKVFSLNELETIARVVQRSNAYVLTDEIYQYLVYDDCRHISMATLPGMRERTVTINSMSKTYSVTGWRVGYAIAPPEISQAIRKMHDFLTVGAAAPLQQAGITALRLGEDYYEKLRSDYLDRRNRLLQVLEDAGFKCFKPSGAYYIMTDISRFGFSDDIEFTRHLIEDVGVAAVPGSSFYSDGGLGRQQIRFTFCKKQDTLDEAARRLNKLNKRV; encoded by the coding sequence ATGTCAAAACACTCCTTGGTGTCACACAAAGCTCAGAGGTTCACAGAGTCCGTTATTCGCGAAATGACGCGCCTTGCCATCCATCACGGCGCGGTTAATCTGGCTCAGGGATTCCCTGATTTCCCCGCTCCGACTGAGGTAAAGGAAGCTGCAATGCGAGCCGTCCAGGCGGACATCAATCAGTACGCCATCACCTGGGGAGCAAGCGAGTTTCGCCGGGCTATTGCCGAGCGTTTTGAAAAGGATACCAGCCTTGCCATCGATCCCGAGCGGGAGATTACTGTTTGTTGTGGTTCGACGGAGGCGATGATCGCGTCGCTGCTGGCGTTGGTAAACCCGGGTGAAGAGGTTGTCGTTTTCGAGCCTTTCTACGAAAATTACGGCCCGGATGCCATCATCAGCGGTGCGGTGCCCCGCTTTGTTCCGCTGCGCCCCCCCGATTGGACGTTCGACCCGGACGATCTGGCTGCTGTGTTTAATGTGCGCACACGCGCGCTGATCCTGAACACACCCAATAATCCCACCGGGAAGGTTTTCTCGCTAAATGAGCTTGAAACCATCGCGAGAGTCGTCCAGAGATCAAATGCCTATGTGCTGACCGATGAAATCTATCAGTATCTCGTCTATGACGACTGCCGGCACATCTCAATGGCAACCCTTCCGGGCATGCGCGAGAGGACCGTCACCATCAATTCCATGTCGAAAACCTACAGTGTCACGGGGTGGCGCGTGGGTTATGCCATTGCGCCACCTGAGATCTCGCAGGCCATTCGCAAGATGCACGATTTTCTTACAGTCGGTGCCGCCGCGCCCTTGCAGCAGGCTGGAATCACAGCGTTGCGCCTCGGCGAAGATTATTATGAAAAGCTGCGGTCCGATTATCTCGATCGACGCAACCGCCTGCTTCAGGTTCTCGAAGATGCCGGATTCAAATGCTTCAAACCGTCTGGTGCATACTACATCATGACAGACATCAGCAGGTTTGGTTTCTCTGATGACATCGAATTCACGCGGCACCTGATTGAAGATGTCGGCGTGGCAGCAGTGCCCGGCAGCAGTTTTTACAGCGATGGCGGGCTGGGCCGCCAGCAGATACGTTTCACCTTTTGTAAGAAGCAAGATACTCTTGATGAAGCGGCGCGCCGCTTGAATAAGTTGAATAAACGAGTGTGA